The Anaerobranca gottschalkii DSM 13577 nucleotide sequence CAAAGATGTTAATATTTTTAATAAATTGAATTTATCCATTCCTACGGGTAAAATAACTTTTATTAAAGGAGTTAGTGGCCGGGGAAAAAGTTCGTTACTAAATATATTGCTGAAACTTTATCCTGTAGAAGAAGGAAAAGTTTTTATAAATGGGATTGATATTAACAGTTTAGATGAAGGGGATATAATGGGATTGATTTCTGTGGTTGAACAAGAACCTAAGTTTTTCGGTAATGATATATCCGATTGTTTTTCAACATTTGATAACTTTTCTTTAAATGACTTAAAATCGAAAGCCAAAAAATTAGGGTTAGATAAGGTTTTGGATAAAATACTTAAATCAACTAATAAAGGAAAATTAAAAGATCTTTCAGGAGGAGAGAGAAAACGTTTAGGAATTTTACGGGGGTTATCTCGGGAGACACCGATTATAGTAATGGATGAGCCTACAGCCTTTATTGATGATAAAACGGCAAGATCGATTTTAACCAATGCTATAAAGCTATATCCAAATAAAACATTTATCATAATAACCCATGATTCATCAATAGAAGATTTGGCAGACTTGGTAATAGAAATATAGAGAAGTGTTTTTAAAAATTTATCAACTTGTGTGCACCTTTTTAGCAGAAATCTATATAATTTAGCAGTATAGTCATATATCCATAGTTTAGTAGAAAGGGAGTGATATTCTTGGGAATATTTATTAGTATTGTTAAGGCAATATTTCAAATTGTAATTTTGCCAGGTATATTAACTATAATTCTACTTCCAATCTTTTATATGTTAGGGAAATTTGAAAATGAATTCTTCTATGATCCTTTTTTAAAAGAAAGAGAAATCATCAAAAAGATGATTTTCGAAGATTATTTAAAAAATAATTTTTTTAGATTATATTTTGTAATATTTACTTATGTTGTTATTGTAAAAGTACTTACGGCTTTAGGAGTATAAATAATTTAGTGAATTAGAATTTATCTTTCTCGACAACCCGATTTATGGCAACTTGGTGCAACCCTTGTAATGAAATTGCTCCAATTGTTTTTTTAGGCGAAATATATGTTGATAAACTGAACAAGCTGGTAAATATGAGTCTTGAGAGGAGATAAATTAATGAAAAGAAAGATACTATTTTTGGCTTTAATGTTATTCTTTGTAGCGGGATGTAAAAAAGAAGTATATTCTGGGGACAGAGTATCTATTCACCCAGTCGCAACTTTTACAACTGTTGACATTACAGAAATTGTAGTTAGTAATTCTAAAATAACTGGAAAAGTTAAAATTATATTTGATGAGCAGTATCTAAAATTAATTGCGATGACTAATGATATTATTGATGATGAATATAAGTTTTCATTGGGTATTTATCAAGATTCGGAAGGAGATATCATAAACGACACTTTAATAATAAATAATAAGATTTTCTCATATAAAGTTGGTGATTTGAACCAAGTCAGCATTGTTTTTGAGTTTAAATTTACCGAATATCCCAGTTTAAGAGGTTATATTCATAAAGAAATATGGGATCCAATTATTTTTTCCCTAATGTATGTGGACGACAATAGTGAGGTGATTCACGAAATAACTATATTTGGAGCAATTAGAGAAAAGAAAGGACAATAAAGGATGTAACAGGTTTTATAACTTTTCCATGATTCTTGAAGTTGTTTAAGTTACTTTTATATAAAAAAGTTTTACAATACGAAAATTTATAAAGGGAGGGGTTCTATTTTGCATATTATAATTTTGATTATTTTAGAGGTTTTGTTCAATATACTGATAGTCTCGATTTTGGTATGGCTTTCCTTTTTTATAGCTGTATTTTTACACGAAATGGGCCATGCTTTAATGTACCGTATATTTTTTCGCGATAAAGACTGGCATATTAGAATTGGCTCAGGTAGAGAGATTATAAAGTCTAAAAAATTTACTATAAAAGCCATTCCGATAGATGGATATTTTTACTTTGAACCCAAACATAGGGGATCCAAGTTCCAGTATATTATGATGTTACTTGGTGGACCTCTGACAAATATTTTATTTATTTTTTTACTGAGCTTTTTATTATACATTCTTAAAGGTAACGAGCAAACACTTGTACAAAAGATTTTGGTTTGGCTTTTTGAGTTTTCTTTAAGGATACATGTGGTTGGTTTTCTCCTAACCGCTATTCCGATTAACTTTAGGAATGGGCCTTTAAAAGGCTATACAAGTGATGGAATGAATATATTAAAGATTGCTATGAAAAGTAAAAAGGGATGAGATTAGTCCTTTTCACATCATATAACATATGAAAAAAGACAATGTAGTATAATGTCTATTCTGTTCTAAGTAAATATTCTCTAATATTAGGGGTACAAGCCATAATCTTTTAGTGAACCGGATATTAAATTTAAACAACTTTAAAAAGAGGGGTATTTTAAATGGATTTAATTGCTAGCACTATAGAAGCACTTTTATTAATATTTTTTGTATCTTTTATAATAAGCTTCTTAGGTACCGGAGTAAGTTTTATTATTAGAAAAATTGCTGAATATTACTATTTTAATCCATTTA carries:
- a CDS encoding site-2 protease family protein, producing the protein MHIIILIILEVLFNILIVSILVWLSFFIAVFLHEMGHALMYRIFFRDKDWHIRIGSGREIIKSKKFTIKAIPIDGYFYFEPKHRGSKFQYIMMLLGGPLTNILFIFLLSFLLYILKGNEQTLVQKILVWLFEFSLRIHVVGFLLTAIPINFRNGPLKGYTSDGMNILKIAMKSKKG